A window of the Salvelinus alpinus chromosome 25, SLU_Salpinus.1, whole genome shotgun sequence genome harbors these coding sequences:
- the LOC139553104 gene encoding platelet-activating factor receptor-like codes for MSKALLTARELLALAEPTVESTMGMQEDLAVTRTVNLSSVVNRTFLDSDFRYTLFPVFYGVVVVLGLIANSYVLFVLQHMHDTKAMNEIRIYMANLTCADLLFVCALPFWIGYYHHRGDWRYGDFLCRVTGVFFFFINTYCSILFLAAISVNRYWAITRPLYAASSDCWRRGVAITAVIWALTLSMSVPYLLETGIQVDDGNVSRCFEGYHNKTDDEKRTVATTHLMWCFVLVFFLQGPWTLAVLEIKEGWGRMDWGQRTRQWLNDAHQVTLMLMGLNCLLDPVVYCFATRKFRLYIKDHLKKVGRGKGCSETAITHISMVECKNVSQRLHSEQQQLFKSLDDIVL; via the exons ATGTCCAAAGCTCTCCTGACTGCA AGGGAGTTGCTTGCTTTAGCAGAACCAACAGTGGAGTCGACCATGGGGATGCAAGAGGACTTAGCAGTGACTAGGACAGTGAACCTATCGTCAGTCGTCAACAGAACCTTCCTGGACTCGGACTTCCGTTACACCCTCTTCCCAGTGTTTTACGGTGTTGTGGTCGTCCTTGGTCTGATAGCCAACAGTTACGTGCTGTTCGTGCTGCAGCACATGCACGACACCAAGGCCATGAATGAGATCCGCATCTACATGGCCAACCTGACTTGTGCCGACCTCCTCTTCGTGTGCGCCCTCCCCTTCTGGATTGGCTACTACCACCACCGCGGTGACTGGCGCTACGGCGACTTCCTGTGCCGCGTCACCGGTGTGTTCTTCTTCTTCATCAACACTTACTGCTCCATCCTCTTCCTCGCCGCCATCAGCGTCAACCGTTACTGGGCCATCACGCGCCCGTTGTATGCCGCCTCGTCCGACTGTTGGCGCCGCGGGGTGGCCATCACGGCGGTCATCTGGGCGCTCACTCTGTCCATGTCCGTGCCGTACCTCTTGGAGACGGGCATCCAGGTGGACGACGGAAACGTGTCGCGCTGCTTTGAGGGCTACCACAACAAGACTGACGACGAGAAGCGGACTGTGGCCACCACCCACCTCATGTGGTGCTTCGTCTTGGTCTTCTTCCTCCAGGGCCCCTGGACTCTGGCTGTACTGGAGATCAAGGAGGGCTGGGGCAGAATGGACTGGGGCCAGCGGACCAGGCAGTGGCTTAACGATGCCCACCAGGTCACCTTGATGCTGATGGGGCTCAACTGCCTCCTGGACCCTGTAGTGTACTGCTTCGCCACCAGGAAGTTCCGCCTCTACATCAAGGACCATCTGAAAAAGGTGGGGAGGGGGAAAGGATGCTCGGAAACAGCCATCACACACATTTCTATGGTGGAGTGCAAGAATGTGAGTCAGCGGCTCCATAGCGAACAGCAGCAGCTGTTTAAATCTCTAGATGACATTGTATTGTAG
- the LOC139553856 gene encoding Fc receptor-like protein 5 isoform X1, with protein MNPSFLMELFEGELNIQAFLQESQRLRLIFQTGAPVMPAGQIVQMFCEGSFVVNKYTWYRVNQNTSTAMNINSNFLTLFVTTKDSGEYKCSGYYNGTLSNSNTLNLTVVERLSNVWVSSTPKDLVSMEGQSVTLYCQAISHPPAVLWSWIRLDEQGGRQEVGIGRELTLSMASESGHYICQAYSNFLALMQQQQSPSHTVYIVYFPMTGSVYAGVAGLVLVLLAGVLLPLLLLWLWRQQAKERAGQKTLATTSAPAKGFTGPAKAPKGRSQAQAGDEGEVYMNCGETNQAYSDLCPAYMTRDDTYATLG; from the exons ATGAATCCTTCCTTCCTCATGGAACTTTTTGAAGGGGAGTTGAACATTCAAG CTTTTCTCCAGGAGAGCCAAAGGCTCAGATTGATCTTCCAGACTGGAGCGCCGGTCATGCCTGCTGGTCAGATCGTCCAAATGTTTTGTGAGGGATCATTTGTTGTGAACAAATACACCTGGTACCGTGTGAACCAGAACACATCCACAGCTATGAACATTAACAGCAACTTTCTGACTCTATTTGTCACCACTAAGGACTCTGGAGAATACAAGTGTTCAGGTTATTACAATGGAACACTGTCCAACAGTAATACATTAAACCTGACTGTGGTAG agAGACTCTCCAATGTGTGGGTGTCATCCACACCCAAGGACCTGGTCTCCATGGAGGGGCAGAGTGTCACCCTGTACTGTCAGGCCATCTCCCACCCCCCCGCTGTCCTCTGGAGCTGGATCAGGTTGGACGAGCAGGGTGGGAGGCAGGAGGTGGGCATAGGGCGAGAGCTGACCCTGAGCATGGCAAGTGAGAGTGGGCACTACATTTGCCAGGCTTACAGCAACTTCTTGGCCCTGATGCAGCAGCAACAAAGCCCCTCCCACACAGTCTATATCGTCTACTTCCCCATGACTG GCAGTGTGTATGCAGGAGTAGCAGGGTTGGTGCTGGTTCTCCTTGCCGGGGTCTTACTGCCCTTGTTGCTGCTGTGGCTCTGGAGGCAGCAGGCCAAAGAGAGGGCCGGTCAAAAGACCTTGGCCACCACGAGTGCACCGGCCAAAG GATTTACTGGACCTGCAAAAGCACCAAA GGGGAGGAGTCAGGCCCAGGCTGGGGATGAGGGAGAAGTCTACATGAACTGTGGTGAAACCAACCAAGCCTACAGCGACCTGTGCCCCGCCTACATGACAAGAGATGATACCTACGCCACCTTGGGATAA
- the LOC139553856 gene encoding Fc receptor-like protein 5 isoform X2 — MQLVFLLLCLFVKPAFLQESQRLRLIFQTGAPVMPAGQIVQMFCEGSFVVNKYTWYRVNQNTSTAMNINSNFLTLFVTTKDSGEYKCSGYYNGTLSNSNTLNLTVVERLSNVWVSSTPKDLVSMEGQSVTLYCQAISHPPAVLWSWIRLDEQGGRQEVGIGRELTLSMASESGHYICQAYSNFLALMQQQQSPSHTVYIVYFPMTGSVYAGVAGLVLVLLAGVLLPLLLLWLWRQQAKERAGQKTLATTSAPAKGFTGPAKAPKGRSQAQAGDEGEVYMNCGETNQAYSDLCPAYMTRDDTYATLG; from the exons ATGCAACTTGTTTTTCTtctgctctgtttgtttgttaaacCAG CTTTTCTCCAGGAGAGCCAAAGGCTCAGATTGATCTTCCAGACTGGAGCGCCGGTCATGCCTGCTGGTCAGATCGTCCAAATGTTTTGTGAGGGATCATTTGTTGTGAACAAATACACCTGGTACCGTGTGAACCAGAACACATCCACAGCTATGAACATTAACAGCAACTTTCTGACTCTATTTGTCACCACTAAGGACTCTGGAGAATACAAGTGTTCAGGTTATTACAATGGAACACTGTCCAACAGTAATACATTAAACCTGACTGTGGTAG agAGACTCTCCAATGTGTGGGTGTCATCCACACCCAAGGACCTGGTCTCCATGGAGGGGCAGAGTGTCACCCTGTACTGTCAGGCCATCTCCCACCCCCCCGCTGTCCTCTGGAGCTGGATCAGGTTGGACGAGCAGGGTGGGAGGCAGGAGGTGGGCATAGGGCGAGAGCTGACCCTGAGCATGGCAAGTGAGAGTGGGCACTACATTTGCCAGGCTTACAGCAACTTCTTGGCCCTGATGCAGCAGCAACAAAGCCCCTCCCACACAGTCTATATCGTCTACTTCCCCATGACTG GCAGTGTGTATGCAGGAGTAGCAGGGTTGGTGCTGGTTCTCCTTGCCGGGGTCTTACTGCCCTTGTTGCTGCTGTGGCTCTGGAGGCAGCAGGCCAAAGAGAGGGCCGGTCAAAAGACCTTGGCCACCACGAGTGCACCGGCCAAAG GATTTACTGGACCTGCAAAAGCACCAAA GGGGAGGAGTCAGGCCCAGGCTGGGGATGAGGGAGAAGTCTACATGAACTGTGGTGAAACCAACCAAGCCTACAGCGACCTGTGCCCCGCCTACATGACAAGAGATGATACCTACGCCACCTTGGGATAA
- the LOC139553856 gene encoding Fc receptor-like protein 5 isoform X3, whose product MPAGQIVQMFCEGSFVVNKYTWYRVNQNTSTAMNINSNFLTLFVTTKDSGEYKCSGYYNGTLSNSNTLNLTVVERLSNVWVSSTPKDLVSMEGQSVTLYCQAISHPPAVLWSWIRLDEQGGRQEVGIGRELTLSMASESGHYICQAYSNFLALMQQQQSPSHTVYIVYFPMTGSVYAGVAGLVLVLLAGVLLPLLLLWLWRQQAKERAGQKTLATTSAPAKGFTGPAKAPKGRSQAQAGDEGEVYMNCGETNQAYSDLCPAYMTRDDTYATLG is encoded by the exons ATGCCTGCTGGTCAGATCGTCCAAATGTTTTGTGAGGGATCATTTGTTGTGAACAAATACACCTGGTACCGTGTGAACCAGAACACATCCACAGCTATGAACATTAACAGCAACTTTCTGACTCTATTTGTCACCACTAAGGACTCTGGAGAATACAAGTGTTCAGGTTATTACAATGGAACACTGTCCAACAGTAATACATTAAACCTGACTGTGGTAG agAGACTCTCCAATGTGTGGGTGTCATCCACACCCAAGGACCTGGTCTCCATGGAGGGGCAGAGTGTCACCCTGTACTGTCAGGCCATCTCCCACCCCCCCGCTGTCCTCTGGAGCTGGATCAGGTTGGACGAGCAGGGTGGGAGGCAGGAGGTGGGCATAGGGCGAGAGCTGACCCTGAGCATGGCAAGTGAGAGTGGGCACTACATTTGCCAGGCTTACAGCAACTTCTTGGCCCTGATGCAGCAGCAACAAAGCCCCTCCCACACAGTCTATATCGTCTACTTCCCCATGACTG GCAGTGTGTATGCAGGAGTAGCAGGGTTGGTGCTGGTTCTCCTTGCCGGGGTCTTACTGCCCTTGTTGCTGCTGTGGCTCTGGAGGCAGCAGGCCAAAGAGAGGGCCGGTCAAAAGACCTTGGCCACCACGAGTGCACCGGCCAAAG GATTTACTGGACCTGCAAAAGCACCAAA GGGGAGGAGTCAGGCCCAGGCTGGGGATGAGGGAGAAGTCTACATGAACTGTGGTGAAACCAACCAAGCCTACAGCGACCTGTGCCCCGCCTACATGACAAGAGATGATACCTACGCCACCTTGGGATAA